The Prosthecobacter algae genome has a segment encoding these proteins:
- a CDS encoding c-type cytochrome domain-containing protein: MRFIIASFLASSSALAAPVSFSKQIAPILAGQCLECHRAEKAKGGYRLDTFEQLLKTGDSEEATVVPGKAEASELYELLVVHDDSDRMPKKADALPEKDIALIRQWISEGAKYDGSNAQASLTSLLPQKVAQTLEKYPRPIPVTALALNGDGKVLVTSGYHEVLSWDPATGKMRGRLAGMPERVLGLSFVQGGPWLAVAGGTPGRSGEVWLVNYAKPAERKRLAQMRDCALDAVTSPDGKYLVTAGADNRVRCFALPEGKEIWNLEAHADWILGLAISPDGQHVATASRDRTAKVMKTATGEIEGTFTGHSVPVLSVAFAPDGKEVISGGQDGEARRWTLDGTGKKDSTLRPAGRTEVLALSYLNQDTPITASGSGQVSVIDAKARKTKARLVMHGDRVNAMALLGGGDGQAVITASHDGEIRITQMVDNKELRKFVASPGW; encoded by the coding sequence GTGAGGTTCATCATCGCCAGCTTTCTCGCTTCCAGTTCCGCCCTGGCTGCACCAGTTTCATTTTCGAAGCAGATCGCCCCCATTTTGGCAGGCCAATGCCTGGAATGTCACCGCGCCGAAAAGGCCAAAGGTGGCTATCGGCTCGACACCTTTGAGCAACTGCTCAAAACCGGGGATAGTGAAGAGGCTACTGTGGTTCCAGGCAAGGCGGAGGCTAGTGAGCTGTATGAACTCCTCGTTGTTCATGACGATTCAGACCGCATGCCCAAAAAGGCCGATGCCCTGCCGGAGAAAGACATCGCATTGATCCGTCAATGGATCAGTGAAGGGGCGAAGTATGATGGCTCCAATGCCCAGGCTTCCCTCACAAGTCTGCTACCGCAGAAGGTGGCGCAGACACTGGAGAAGTATCCGCGTCCCATCCCGGTAACGGCGCTCGCTTTGAATGGTGATGGCAAGGTGCTGGTGACCAGCGGTTACCATGAGGTGCTGAGCTGGGACCCGGCGACTGGTAAGATGCGCGGGCGGCTGGCAGGCATGCCGGAGCGGGTGCTTGGTCTCAGTTTTGTTCAGGGCGGCCCGTGGCTTGCAGTCGCCGGAGGCACCCCTGGGCGCAGTGGCGAAGTGTGGCTGGTAAACTACGCCAAACCTGCGGAGCGCAAGCGGCTGGCCCAAATGCGCGACTGTGCGCTGGATGCGGTGACGTCTCCCGATGGAAAGTATTTGGTCACCGCAGGGGCCGACAACCGGGTGCGCTGCTTTGCCCTGCCCGAAGGCAAGGAAATCTGGAACCTTGAGGCCCATGCGGACTGGATTCTTGGCTTAGCGATCAGTCCGGACGGCCAGCACGTGGCGACCGCCAGCCGCGACCGCACGGCTAAAGTCATGAAGACCGCCACGGGAGAAATTGAAGGCACCTTTACCGGCCACAGCGTGCCTGTGCTCAGCGTGGCCTTTGCCCCGGATGGCAAGGAAGTGATCTCTGGTGGCCAGGATGGTGAGGCCCGGCGCTGGACGCTAGATGGCACGGGAAAGAAGGATAGCACACTACGCCCGGCAGGCCGCACGGAAGTGCTGGCCCTGAGTTACCTGAACCAGGATACACCGATCACCGCCAGCGGCAGTGGGCAGGTCAGCGTGATTGATGCCAAGGCCCGAAAGACCAAAGCCCGGTTGGTCATGCATGGTGACCGGGTGAATGCCATGGCCCTCCTCGGGGGCGGTGATGGGCAGGCCGTCATCACAGCCAGTCATGATGGGGAGATCCGCATCACCCAGATGGTGGATAACAAGGAGTTGCGCAAATTTGTCGCCAGTCCTGGCTGGTGA
- a CDS encoding YkgJ family cysteine cluster protein, whose amino-acid sequence MARKQPDPALRATLDEVKAVYAELEKRPLQRDCQMRTQCCHFRLTGKTPFLTLGEAIYAAQGVRASGRKVMKPHPEGACPLLGKEGRCTIYAHRPFGCRTHFCQPAGGMYPRKHIADLIHRLEALDEKLGGDGSRELEPAVADALDDR is encoded by the coding sequence GTGGCACGCAAGCAGCCTGACCCCGCCCTCCGCGCCACCTTGGATGAGGTGAAGGCCGTGTATGCGGAACTGGAAAAACGCCCCTTGCAGCGAGACTGCCAGATGCGCACCCAGTGCTGTCATTTCCGGCTGACCGGCAAGACGCCGTTCCTTACTTTGGGAGAAGCGATCTACGCGGCCCAGGGCGTGCGTGCCAGTGGGCGCAAGGTGATGAAACCGCATCCCGAGGGTGCTTGTCCCCTGTTGGGGAAAGAGGGGCGCTGTACCATCTATGCGCACCGTCCTTTCGGCTGTCGCACCCACTTTTGCCAGCCTGCGGGAGGGATGTATCCGCGCAAGCACATTGCCGACCTCATTCATCGGCTGGAGGCTCTGGATGAAAAACTGGGCGGCGATGGTTCACGTGAACTCGAGCCTGCGGTGGCGGATGCTCTGGATGACCGCTGA
- a CDS encoding polysaccharide biosynthesis/export family protein → MNKSFLLLLACLGLLRQASAQSGELPLRPGDRITISVGAIPDNEVAQIKGVYTISDGGTINLLHIGEVRALGLKPSALQRTIEQTYISREIYTRPNVLVSIDGVGDPTMRQVMVTGVNKPGAVPYKQNMTLSQAIMTAGGPTPFGSMRKVKLVRAGRAPTVHNLSSGTGNPSVDVQVQPDDQVIVPE, encoded by the coding sequence ATGAACAAATCGTTTTTACTTCTTCTGGCCTGCCTGGGGCTGCTCCGCCAGGCCTCCGCCCAGAGCGGCGAACTGCCTCTCCGGCCTGGAGACCGCATCACCATTTCCGTCGGGGCCATCCCGGATAACGAAGTGGCGCAGATCAAAGGTGTGTACACCATCAGTGATGGTGGGACGATCAATCTCCTGCACATTGGTGAAGTGCGTGCGCTCGGGCTGAAGCCCTCCGCTCTTCAGCGAACGATTGAGCAGACCTACATCAGTCGTGAAATCTACACCCGGCCTAACGTCCTGGTATCCATCGACGGTGTGGGCGATCCCACGATGCGACAAGTGATGGTGACGGGGGTCAACAAACCCGGAGCTGTGCCTTACAAACAGAACATGACACTTTCCCAGGCCATCATGACCGCAGGCGGTCCCACGCCCTTCGGCAGCATGAGAAAAGTGAAGCTCGTCCGTGCAGGTCGTGCCCCCACTGTTCATAATCTTTCCTCGGGCACTGGCAATCCCAGCGTGGATGTGCAGGTGCAGCCGGATGACCAAGTCATCGTGCCAGAGTAA